One genomic region from Quercus robur chromosome 4, dhQueRobu3.1, whole genome shotgun sequence encodes:
- the LOC126722835 gene encoding uncharacterized protein LOC126722835 — translation MEKELIDVLKNMQLTEEEELQISVSEEGRAQVIEECSQSLMGKLLTDRKQNLRALKNTLRNVWKIGQDLRIVEVGSDILQFKFANEYQLRWVETNGPWNFENNLLLLKRWERGMTASNISFTHSPFWVQIWGLPFDMMTEKIGKEIGSNLGIFMSVDTRSWMAEQAKFMRVKVNLPLEKPLRRCGKVASPEGESFCIQFRYERLPVFCFRCGVMGHDERHCKRSDQQNQALQYGEWLRAQGAGKAKSAKEEQRRSPLNQQANDTAMQERMQSGAEDGGYSYSRGGAQSGDNLGNAKRGSTVSMTSEEGEHATQEVCQSQFQIQNSRHDEIEARKKKEYIYGEEGKEINQNMGPAQTFMSTVECENGVSGITHMGRVEGKNIEFQEVNSPVKMDIGLTLEKENRDVENKTQKKKGKLKKLARGQNKEFEVGREEASNIVGVKRTLWADEEMVDGGRQKKFCGTPPGAMNALSWNCRGLGNPRSVRALRDMVQRWCPKLVFLMETKAGISRMRRIMVRTGLLNGVIVPSKGRSGGIAMLWERELSVELRSYTRYHIDAVVTDPTSGFKWRITGFYGNPDTNRRKESWELLHFLNAQFQMPWVCLGDFNEILSNVEKWGGPERPQQQMEGFRRVVNACGFVDLGYEGPEFTWCNQRSAGERIRLRLDRVLATIDWKEHYKDARVLHVVDSTSDHCALVLTNQRNIQGRGMRRFQFEAAWIRHDRCKEIIQDAWKLHSGFQTASDFAEGLRVCAEGLTRWNNSDLRHDARMIKEKRKKLQDLIQNDRDGSRGEEINAVRKEINDMLDDEEVKWSQRSRIQWLALGDRNTKYFHYKASQRRKKNEIRGLLNEEGKWCEEKIDIANIAVSYFKELYSTSFPTRAMEVADLIPRRVTREMNEELTKEFQKEEVLQAIRQMHPTKAPGPDGMSAIFYQKYWDVIGDDVIKTILNILNFNAPIAELNKTNIALIPKINNPTKIGEFRPISLCNVSYKIVSKILANRLKPFLPSIISESQSAFVPGRLITDNVLVAFEIMHYLKKRKDGKEGYMAIKLDMSKAYDRVEWCFLEKIMSKMGFDNKWVNLIMSCITSVSFSILINGEAHGCITPTRGLRQGDPLSPYMFLLCTEGLTALIVEAEKRRQISGISICRGSPKITHLLFADDSVVYCKASEQECRELCTILHKYEEAAGQKVNTEKSSVFFSKNTKEETREGVKNVLGSMQNVQPGKYLGLPSMIGRSKKQIFNEVRERVGKKMTGWKEKLLSIGGREILIKAVAQAVPTYTMGCFLLPKGLCEDIEGMMRNFWWGQKNQEAKMAWVSWSRMCSSKSEGGMGFRDLYAFNLAMLAKQGWRMLENPSSLMARMYKARYFPNGDVLNASIGSNPSYAWRSIHKSIEILQKGTRWRVGDGKTIHIWDDRWLPTPTTYKAISPRKDFGDFPMVSALIDQDTRSWRKDILDRVFLGFEVEKILSIPIPHCPQEDQLIWVGNKKGVFTVKSAYFLAKEIVDMHERGESSVGDVCAPLWKKLWHLNIPAKVRVFAWRLCMKAIPSMLNMRNRGIQVDPTCPVCCGEPESTEHAIIYCAAAKRVWSKWEECPICLKDANMEIVDLALCLLEKGTQRDLEIFFGVAWMIWYNRNQIVHEGNGVSEEHIWETANQMIKEFKGIKGWELNSPQRSEKVWTPPPVGFFKINVDGAVPSVDGHSGVGIVIRDWERKVVAAKSLPLSGRTAVGETEAIAMEQGMILAKNLGLGRTIFEGDSLQTIQAIEFKDVRSVTGHIVKSCLQILPSFQEARIRHISREGNKIAHELAQIAKFSAEEQVWISNFPDWIEDMARAEGMM, via the exons ATGGAGAAAGAGCTGATAGATGTCTTGAAGAATATGCAGCTAACGGAAGAAGAAGAGTTGCAGATCTCAGTTTCGGAAGAAGGCAGAGCACAGGTAATAGAGGAGTGTTCTCAGAGTTTGATGGGAAAGCTGTTGACGGACAGAAAGCAAAACCTTCGTGCTCTGAAGAATACTCTAAGGAATGTTTGGAAGATTGGCCAGGATTTAAGGATTGTGGAAGTTGGAAGTGATATCCTTCAATTCAAGTTTGCCAATGAATATCAGCTAAGGTGGGTTGAAACAAACGGGCCATGgaactttgaaaataaccttCTATTGCTCAAAAGATGGGAGAGGGGAATGACGGCAAGTAATATCTCTTTTACCCATTCTCCTTTTTGGGTACAAATTTGGGGTTTGCCTTTTGATATGATGACAGAGAAGATAGGAAAGGAGATAGGCAGTAATTTGGGGATTTTTATGTCAGTAGATACAAGATCATGGATGGCAGAGCAAGCCAAGTTCATGAGAGTGAAGGTGAATCTTCCGCTGGAAAAACCCCTAAGAAGATGTGGAAAGGTTGCTAGTCCAGAGGGGGAAAGCTTTTGCATTCAATTTCGGTATGAAAGGCTGCCGGTTTTCTGCTTTAGATGTGGAGTAATGGGGCATGATGAGCGACATTGCAAGAGAAGTGACCAACAAAATCAAGCTCTGCAATATGGTGAATGGTTAAGGGCTCAAGGTGCAGGAAAAGCAAAATCGgcaaaagaagaacaaagaaggaGTCCTCTAAACCAGCAAGCTAATGACACGGCAATGCAAGAAAGGATGCAGTCTGGGGCGGAAGACGGGGGCTACTCCTATTCCCGTGGCGGTGCACAATCCGGGGACAACCTTGGAAATGCAAAAAGAGGAAGTACTGTTTCAATGACGTCAGAGGAAGGTGAGCACGCCACGCAAGAGGTATGTCAATctcaatttcaaattcaaaatagtAGACATGATGAGATAgaagcaaggaaaaaaaaggaatatatcTACGGTGAAGAGGGAAAAGAAATTAACCAAAATATGGGGCCGGCCCAAACCTTTATGTCAACAGTAGAATGTGAAAATGGGGTAAGTGGGATAACCCACATGGGCCGGGTAGAAGGAAAAAATATAGAGTTTCAGGAAGTTAATAGCCCAGTTAAAATGGATATTGGGCTTACTCTAGAAAAGGAAAATAGGGATGTGGAAAATAAAACacagaaaaaaaaggggaaactAAAGAAGCTGGCCCGTGGTCAGAACAAAGAGTTTGAAGTGGGAAGGGAGGAAGCTAGTAATATAGTAGGAGTAAAGAGAACTCTCTGGGCAGATGAGGAAATGGTTGATGGAGGAAGGCAGAAAAAGTTCTGTGGCA CACCGCCGGGAGCCATGAATGCCTTAAGCTGGAACTGCCGGGGGCTGGGGAACCCCCGGTCAGTTCGAGCGTTGCGCGATATGGTGCAACGATGGTGCCCCAAGTTGGTTTTTTTGATGGAGACAAAAGCTGGAATAAGTAGAATGAGAAGAATAATGGTGAGGACTGGTTTATTAAATGGAGTAATTGTGCCTAGCAAAGGAAGAAGTGGTGGAATAGCCATGTTATGGGAAAGGGAACTATCTGTGGAGCTTAGAAGTTATACTAGGTATCATATAGATGCAGTAGTGACTGACCCTACATCTGGTTTCAAATGGAGAATCACAGGGTTCTATGGAAATCCGGATACAAATAGAAGGAAGGAGTCTTGGGAGTTACTACATTTTCTAAATGCGCAATTTCAGATGCCATGGGTTTGTTTGGGGGATTTTAACGAAATTTTATCAAATGTTGAGAAATGGGGAGGTCCAGAGAGACCCCAACAGCAGATGGAGGGTTTTAGAAGAGTAGTAAATGCTTGTGGTTTTGTAGACCTTGGATATGAGGGCCCAGAGTTCACTTGGTGTAACCAAAGGTCTGCTGGGGAAAGAATTCGGCTAAGACTTGATAGGGTGCTGGCTACAATAGATTGGAAAGAGCATTACAAAGATGCTAGGGTCCTCCATGTAGTGGATTCAACCTCAGATCACTGTGCTTTGGTTTTAACTAACCAAAGAAATATCCAAGGAAGGGGAATGAGAAGATTCCAATTTGAGGCAGCTTGGATTAGACATGATAGATGCAAGGAGATAATTCAAGATGCCTGGAAGCTTCATTCAGGCTTTCAAACAGCAAGTGATTTTGCTGAGGGTCTGAGAGTGTGTGCTGAGGGCTTAACAAGATGGAACAATTCAGACCTTAGGCATGATGCTAGAATgataaaagagaagagaaagaagctGCAAGATTTAATCCAGAATGACAGGGATGGAAGTAGAGGAGAAGAAATTAATGCAGTAAGGAAGGAAATAAATGATAtgttagatgatgaagaagtcAAGTGGAGTCAAAGATCCAGAATCCAATGGCTGGCCCTTGGTGATAGAAACACAAAATATTTCCACTACAAAGCTTCTCAGAGACGGAAGAAGAATGAAATCCGGGGCTTGCTGAATGAAGAAGGGAAGTGGTGCGAAGAGAAAATAGACATAGCAAACATTGCTGTGAGTTACTTCAAAGAGCTGTATTCTACTTCATTCCCAACCAGAGCAATGGAAGTAGCAGATTTGATACCGAGAAGAGTGACCAGggagatgaatgaagaattAACAAAAGAATTCCAGAAGGAGGAGGTTCTTCAAGCTATCCGACAAATGCACCCAACAAAAGCACCGGGTCCGGACGGTATGTCTGCTATCTTTTATCAAAAGTATTGGGATGTAATTGGGGATGATGTGATAAAAACTATTCTTAATATTCTTAATTTCAATGCCCCTATAGCTGAGCTTAACAAGACAAATATAGCTCTTAtccctaaaataaataatccaaCAAAGATAGGGGAATTCCGACCAATTAGCCTTTGTAATGTTTCATATAAAATTGTGTCAAAGATTCTTGCAAATAGGCTGAAACCATTCCTCCCCTCAATCATCTCCGAAAGCCAAAGTGCTTTTGTCCCCGGTAGGCTAATTACTGATAACGTCCTGGTTGCTTTTGAAATAATGCATTatctaaagaaaagaaaggatggGAAAGAGGGGTATATGGCTATTAAATTAGATATGAGTAAAGCCTATGACAGAGTAGAATGGtgttttcttgaaaaaattatGTCGAAAATGGGCTTTGATAATAAATGGGTTAATTTGATTATGAGCTGTATTACctctgtttctttttctattcttatAAATGGTGAGGCTCATGGTTGTATTACCCCTACAAGGGGGCTACGCCAGGGTGACCCCTTATCTCCCTACATGTTTCTGTTATGTACAGAAGGACTAACGGCTTTGATTGTGGAGGCAGAAAAGAGAAGGCAGATTTCTGGCATATCTATATGCAGGGGCAGCCCAAAAATTACACACCTCTTATTTGCCGATGATAGTGTGGTCTATTGCAAGGCATCGGAGCAAGAATGCAGAGAGCTATGCACAATTCTGCATAAATACGAGGAAGCAGCAGGCCAAAAAGTAAATACAGAAAAGTCATCGGTATTCTTTAGTAAAAATACTAAGGAAGAAACAAGAGAAGGGGTGAAGAATGTGCTGGGGTCAATGCAGAATGTACAGCCAGGAAAATACTTGGGCCTACCTTCGATGATTGGGAgatcaaagaaacaaattttcaaTGAAGTCAGGGAGAGAGTGGGGAAAAAGATGACCGGTTGGAAGGAGAAATTGCTATCGATTGGAGGAAGAGAAATCCTTATTAAAGCGGTTGCTCAGGCTGTCCCCACGTACACAATGGGGTGTTTTTTACTTCCCAAAGGTCTTTGTGAAGACATTGAGGGGATGATGAGGAACTTTTGGTGGGGGCAGAAGAACCAAGAAGCAAAAATGGCGTGGGTTAGTTGGTCAAGAATGTGTAGTTCAAAGTCAGAAGGGGGAATGGGGTTCCGGGATCTTTATGCATTCAATTTGGCTATGCTGGCAAAGCAGGGATGGAGGATGTTGGAAAATCCCTCATCGCTTATGGCGCGCATGTATAAAGCAAGGTACTTCCCCAATGGGGATGTTTTAAATGCAAGCATAGGCAGCAACCCATCTTATGCTTGGAGAAGCATTCATAAGAGCATAGAGATTTTGCAAAAAGGAACAAGATGGAGAGTTGGAGATGGGAAGACAATCCATATATGGGATGATAGGTGGTTACCAACCCCAACGACTTATAAAGCCATTTCCCCAAGGAAAGATTTTGGAGACTTCCCCATGGTATCAGCCTTGATTGATCAAGACACTAGAAGTTGGAGAAAGGACATCCTTGATAGAGTCTTTCTTGGTTTTGAAGTGGAGAAAATCCTAAGTATCCCAATCCCTCACTGCCCACAAGAGGATCAACTAATATGGGtgggaaataaaaaaggagtCTTCACGGTGAAAAGTGCCTATTTTTTAGCTAAGGAAATTGTAGATATGCATGAAAGAGGTGAATCCTCAGTGGGAGATGTATGTGCCCCACTTTGGAAAAAGTTGTGGCACTTAAACATTCCGGCAAAAGTGAGAGTCTTTGCTTGGAGACTTTGCATGAAGGCCATCCCATCTATGTTAAATATGAGGAATAGAGGAATTCAAGTGGATCCTACCTGCCCTGTTTGTTGTGGGGAACCTGAGTCAACTGAGCATGCAATCATCTATTGTGCTGCTGCTAAAAGAGTGTGGAGCAAATGGGAAGAATGCCCAATCTGCTTGAAAGATGCCAACATGGAGATTGTGGACTTGGCCTTATGTTTACTAGAAAAAGGAACACAGAGGGATTTGGAGATCTTTTTTGGTGTTGCTTGGATGATTTGGTATAATAGAAACCAAATTGTTCATGAAGGAAATGGTGTGTCGGAGGAGCACATTTGGGAGACAGCAAACCAAATGATAAAGGAGTTCAAAGGAATAAAGGGCTGGGAGTTAAATAGTCCTCAGAGAAGTGAGAAAGTATGGACTCCGCCTCCTGTGggtttcttcaaaataaatgtAGATGGGGCTGTTCCCTCTGTTGATGGCCATTCTGGAGTGGGTATTGTAATTAGAGATTGGGAAAGAAAGGTGGTAGCAGCAAAAAGCCTTCCTCTATCGGGTCGAACAGCTGTGGGGGAAACAGAAGCAATTGCTATGGAGCAAGGTATGATCTTAGCAAAAAACTTGGGGTTGGGAAGGACCATTTTTGAAGGGGACTCATTGCAGACAATTCAAGCTATTGAGTTTAAGGATGTAAGAAGTGTGACTGGCCACATTGTGAAAAGCTGTCTGCAAATCCTTCCAAGCTTCCAGGAGGCAAGAATCAGACATATTAGTAGGGAGGGCAACAAAATAGCCCACGAGCTTGCACAGATTGCAAAATTTTCTGCTGAGGAACAGGTCTGGATTTCAAATTTTCCAGACTGGATTGAAGACATGGCGAGAGCTGAAGGAATGATGTAA